In a genomic window of Quercus lobata isolate SW786 chromosome 4, ValleyOak3.0 Primary Assembly, whole genome shotgun sequence:
- the LOC115986206 gene encoding uncharacterized protein LOC115986206, translated as MESNPNSATLAQQVQALAATIEELTQQNQEMKQRLQQVQQAQQEENRSKGNTEGEGDSQQREIPRRPTTPDEQNSDLLREMRKEMDELRSAIKEKTDRSVDKMVTATDSPFTAAVLDCPVPSKFRLPQLEPFDGLKDPQDHLNTFKTTLGLQQPPDEILCRSFPTTLKGAAREWFTKLPNSSIDNFDQLSSAFLRHFIGGQRPRRPVDYLLTIRQGEKETLRSYIKRFTRETLEVDKADDKVQLTTFKAGLRSRDLVTSLAKNPPKTMAEMLLKAQKYMNAEDALAAIKDAERPGDKSKGEDDRRGQKRDRPERRNNDGNRRRDDKNPRQVPLYAPPTAISHVSYLFPF; from the exons atggaatccaacccaAATTCAGCAACCTTGGCCCAGCAAGTTCAAGcccttgcagccaccattgaGGAACTCACCCAACAGAACCAGGAAATGAAACAGCGGCTCCAGCAGGTTCAACAAGCTCAACAGGAAGAAAACCGGTCCAAGGGTAACACGGAGGGAGAAGGGGATAGCCAACAGAGGGAAATCCCCCGAAGACCAACTACTCCGGACGAACAGAACTCAGATCTTCTTCgggaaatgaggaaagagatggatgAACTAAGGAGCGCTATCAAAGAAAAGACGGACCGGAGTGTAGACAAAATGGTAACGGCTACAGATTCGCCCTTCACTGCAGCAGTACTTGATTGCCCCGTGCCGTCAAAGTTTCGCCTGCCTCAATTAGAGCCATTCGACGGACTCAAGGACCCTCaggatcatcttaatacctttaagacgaCTCTGGGTCTCCAGCAGCCACCTGACGAGATATTGTGTCGTTCCTTCCCTACGACcctcaaaggagctgcaagagaATGGTTTACTAAGTTACCAAACTCGTCCATAGACAACTTCGATCAGCTGAGTAGTGCTTTTTTGCGCCACTTCATAGGGGGACAACGCCCAAGGAGACCAGTAGATTATTTACTCACCATAAGACAAGGAGAGAAGGAGACTCTGAGGTCATATATCAAGCGATTCACCCGGGAAACTCTGGAAGTGGACAaagctgatgacaaggtgcagctgacgaccttcaaagcagggTTGAGATCCAGAGACCTTGTGACCTCTCTTGCAAAAAACCCCCCGAAGACAATGGCTGAGATGCTCCTGAAGGCacaaaagtacatgaacgcggaaGATGCTCTAGCTGCCATAAAAGATGCTGAGAGACCAGGGGACAAGTCCAAAGGAGAAGACGACCGCAGAgggcaaaagagagacagaCCAGAACGTCGGAACAACGACGGGAATAGAAGGAGAGACGACAAAAATCCTCGTCAG GTTCCGCTTTATGCGCCACCAACTGCAATATCTCATGTCTCTTATTTGTTTCCATTTTAA
- the LOC115986208 gene encoding receptor-like protein kinase FERONIA produces MRDLDSVKLTESYLYFFVLLHLLVCLFLEGDLIRDRWDKQPQSTPLLHHFKLVGMKGISESISKLLRKSWNRRSDKSYSVLPCRRFSLPEIKTATNNLDSNLLKGEGAYGYGKVYKGFIDNRTIGIAKRTVNIKSWSGLDGLMKEVVLLCQLRHPNVARLIGYCVEDDDKGFLVFEFIVNGNLGDHLCGTNRHEPLLWKQGLQSCIGVARALHYLHSRVKHSIIHHNVKISNILLDEKLEAKLIDFRDCKMGPPSLSKDLLWIESEEVVGTLGYLDPNCLLNKVLTDKSDVYSFGVVLLQVLCGRKAAERESERDQINRALWPQICIQEGTFSQIIDPYLMGKIAPECFKIHCHFLCAI; encoded by the coding sequence ATGCGGGATTTGGATAGCGTAAAATTGACTGAGAGTTATCTATATTTCTTTGTTCTCCTCCACTTGTTAGTTTGTCTGTTTTTGGAAGGGGATCTTATCCGTGATCGCTGGGACAAGCAGCCACAATCTACTCCCCTACTGCATCATTTCAAGCTCGTTGGTATGAAAGGTATTTCAGAATCTATATCAAAGTTATTAAGGAAGTCCTGGAATAGAAGATCAGACAAATCTTATTCAGTTCTTCCGTGCCGTCGATTTTCACTCCCTGAGATCAAGACAGCTACCAATAACTTGGACAGTAATTTACTAAAAGGTGAGGGGGCTTATGGTTATGGGAAAGTATACAAGGGGTTTATTGATAATCGTACCATAGGCATTGCAAAAAGGACTGTGAATATCAAGTCATGGTCGGGTTTGGATGGGTTAATGAAGGAGGTGGTGTTGCTTTGCCAACTACGCCACCCTAATGTCGCCCGTCTCATCGGATATTGTGTCGAGGATGATGACAAAGGGTTTCTTGTGTTTGAATTCATAGTCAATGGAAACCTGGGCGACCACCTTTGCGGCACTAACCGCCATGAACCCCTCTTGTGGAAACAAGGACTCCAGAGTTGCATTGGAGTGGCACGCGCATTACACTATCTTCACTCCAGGGTGAAGCACAGTATCATCCACCATAATGTGAAGATTAGCAACATTCTGTTGGATGAGAAATTGGAGGCCAAGTTGATCGATTTCAGGGATTGCAAGATGGGTCCTCCGAGTTTGTCAAAGGATTTACTTTGGATAGAGTCTGAGGAGGTGGTGGGTACCTTAGGATACTTGGATCCCAATTGTCTCCTCAACAAGGTGCTGACCGATAAATCCGATGTCTACTCTTTTGGTGTGGTATTGTTGCAAGTGCTCTGTGGAAGAAAAGCAGCAGAACGTGAATCGGAGAGGGATCAGATTAATCGAGCTTTATGGCCCCAAATATGCATACAAGAAGGGACCTTCAGTCAGATAATTGATCCGTATCTGATGGGGAAGATAGCCCCAGAGTGTTTCAAGATACATTGCCACTTCTTGTGTGCGATTTGA
- the LOC115986207 gene encoding receptor-like protein kinase FERONIA, translated as MEGISESISKLVWTFGKGRSDKTKQFSSVLPEGLCRRFSLGEIKKATNDFADDLVIGEGSFGKVYKGFIDDRGISVAIKRLDIDSVRELTKEVVLLCQLRHPNLIPFIGYCIDEGEGYLVYEFMVNESLGQHIYGTDHDPLPWKQRLAICIGVARGLHYLHTGLKRTIILREVKTSVILLDQKLEAKLGDFRLFKMGPPSLSKALIRIESHVRGTYGYADPEYIQHGVLTDKSDVYSFGVVLFEVLCGRIVLNKRLEVEEQQLISWAGKCKREGTINEIIDPYLMGKIAPECFKIYVDIASSCVRKKAKDRPTIGEVEVEIEHALQLQESADAARKDGEYDYPIDGLTCNDFPGESSPIEMNRYGRSASDSTELSEDE; from the coding sequence ATGGAAGGTATATCAGAGTCTATTTCAAAGTTAGTGTGGACGTTCGGGAAGGGAAGGTcagacaaaacaaaacaattttcatCAGTTCTTCCTGAGGGATTATGCCGTCGATTTTCACTCGGTGAGATCAAGAAAGCTACCAATGACTTCGCTGACGATTTAGTAATTGGTGAGGGGAGTTTTGGCAAAGTCTATAAGGGTTTTATTGATGACCGTGGCATAAGCGTTGCAATAAAGCGTTTGGATATCGACTCAGTTCGCGAGTTAACGAAGGAGGTGGTGTTGCTTTGCCAGCTACGCCACCCTAACCTCATCCCTTTCATCGGATATTGCATTGATGAAGGCGAAGGGTACCTTGTCTACGAATTCATGGTCAATGAAAGCCTGGGCCAACACATCTACGGCACTGACCACGATCCCCTCCCTTGGAAACAAAGACTAGCGATTTGTATCGGAGTCGCGCGTGGACTGCACTATCTTCACACTGGGCTAAAGCGTACTATTATCCTCCGTGAAGTGAAGACGAGCGTTATTCTGTTGGACCAGAAATTGGAAGCCAAGTTGGGAGATTTCCGGTTGTTCAAAATGGGTCCCCCGAGTTTGTCAAAGGCTTTAATTAGGATCGAATCTCATGTGAGGGGTACTTACGGATACGCTGATCCCGAGTATATCCAGCACGGGGTGCTGACCGATAAATCCGACGTCTACTCTTTCGGTGTAGTACTGTTTGAGGTACTCTGTGGCAGAATTGTATTGAATAAGAGATTAGAAGTGGAAGAACAGCAACTGATTAGCTGGGCTGGCAAATGTAAACGAGAAGGAACCATCAATGAGATAATTGATCCGTATCTGATGGGGAAGATAGCTCCAGAGTGTTTCAAGATTTACGTTGACATTGCGAGTTCTTGCGTGCGAAAAAAGGCAAAGGATCGTCCCACAATTGGTGAAGTGGAGGTAGAAATTGAACATGCACTGCAGTTGCAAGAGAGCGCAGATGCTGCAAGGAAGGATGGTGAATATGACTATCCCATTGATGGATTAACCTGTAATGATTTTCCGGGAGAATCTTCTCCGATTGAGATGAACAGATATGGCAGAAGTGCTTCAGATAGCACCGAATTGTCCGAGGATGAATAA